The genome window ACCGCGCATGTTTCAGGTATACATCACCTATTGATCTCGACACCTGCACCACCCGTTATATAAGCACTGGACAGTCAAGTCTCCAATTTCAGCAACATGAAACCAGGGATTCAGATAAGACCAACCTGTATGATGCCCTTCACTCTCCAGACCCCATGCTTGACCGCAACAATCTGCGGATCATTGGGGTGCTGAACCATGAGCTCATTCCTGACAGCCTCCTCACTGGCATTGTGCTCACTGGACAACTGCTCCGCGGCAATCTGCCCTGTGCGACCCACCTTCCTCCCGAGAACAGCCCGGGAATCACCAAGATTGGCGACGAACAAGGTCCTGTGGTGCACGACGCCGACGAGGCAGCACGTCCCGACCGTGGCAATGTCCGGCTGGGCCTCCCACAGGTGCGACACGAGCGCAACAAAGCCTTCCTCCGTGGCCAGGAACGCCTCCCTGATGGCCTCCGCCGTCACGCCCTGCGGGCCGGAGGACGCCTCTGCGCGCAGATCAAAGCCTCAACCCGCATCACGCCATCCGCTACTTGCGGCTACCGAAGATAAAGACATGAATCGCATTCGGGTTTTGATTACCTCGGAGGTTGGGGAAGAGGTGGTCGCAGGCGAAGCGGGCGGCGTCGGGGCCGGCGTGGCCGTCGAATACGCCGACGACGGTGCCGAGGGGAGGGGCGGACTCGAGGCGGCACTGGTCCTCGAGCACCTGGTTGGCCTGGGCGACGGCGACGGAGACGTCGCCCGCGTGGCAGCGCGCGAGGTCGCGCCACCAGAGGAGGCCGTCACGGCCCTCAGAGTTGGAGGAGGCGTCCCCCGAGACGGCGGTGCCGCCGGGGGCCGGCGAGGTGGGCCAGACCCCGCCGCACGCCGAGAGGAGTCTGAGGAGCGGGCCCAGCATGCTCCCGCCACATCGCCGACCGGGGCGTCCCCGAGGCGGTGCAGGAAGGACGAACGGGCGCAGGGGGCGGGGGCAGGGGGGCGCGCCGGGTTCGGTGGACAGGAGGTCGCAATCGGCCGCGTACGAGAAGAATAGGAGCGGAATGGAACGGGGAAGGCGAGGCCGTGTCGGGTTCGGTGCGCTCCTGCCCCCGACCTGCTCGGTGGAGTGACGTTTTTTTAATTCACACGTCCTAAATCCCATGTGCCTGAATTTTAGAAGCTACGACAGTGTGAACGCGCGACGGCGATCGTTAAGAGTTTTAGGGTTGGCGACGATAGCTTTCTGACGGCGATTTATCAGCTGCCGGTTTAAAAGGAGGTCACCGGGTGGCTCAGGGAGGAGGTGGGTGTAGGGACATCGTTGGCCACAGAAGATGGAGGATGATTGAATAGATAGGATAAATCAAGACAATTTGATTGAGTTGGATTAATGTGATGGCGGATAGCGTCGGCGGATTCGGTAATGAGAGTGTTGTGTAGAGACGAGTGGAGAAGGACAGGAGGGAGATATGATGAGAGTAGGCGCGCAAGAGAGAAGTAGTACGAAGAAAAGCATAACTCCATCAAATGCCCATCACATGGCTGAGGAAGTCGTAAAAAAACATACACTTAAAAATATAGTAtcggactattttttttttaatttttttcgtGCTTTAAATAAGTCGCCTCGCTGCCGAGGCATATCGTGCGGTCAACTAGGCGTGCCATTGATGCACATACGGTCTCACAGGTGTCCCCATTGCATGTGTTTGCACTCTACAAATACGCTCGAAGCCTGCTGTTGAACACTTCCTCGGTTTTCACTTTTCTCTGTTAGCGATGAGTGCTATCCAGATACTTTTGATTTCTAAATACTTCAttttgtaggaacgagattagCAAATAGATAAGGTGAATAGgtgtctcaataaatttcttgtgaaattgatgagcttctcctatttggatcactcaacgcacctcaaaactcaagaaaaataaaaatagagaaaagttttaataaaaaaaaatcgatacAACACGACTTCACGAATGATATATAAACCATATGttacatttaagatcaattcatgtatcttagcactcgaaagatcataacttgtAAATAAGCCAGAAAAGATAAACTTCAAGCAACaaaactcttcaaattgattatctaaaggcaagagaatttaagatCTCATCATATAAATATATGATGCCTTTAGTAACaggaagaatgacctcacaatgtgctaaaattttagcccaaaaatcaaaacaaaaatcaaatttaaaaaccgaaaaacttataaggaaaccaataaaGTAAAACTAAAAGAATGTGAGTataataacatgaagaaaataaactttattgcagCAGAGATTGTCACTATTTTAGGCaaattaaaagattttttttcacaaaactctcacataatacataggctaagcattcatcttaatctcatcttaaaaccctagcacaaagCTCTCACATGGATGGCACAAAGAGGCTCAAATTAGCTGGTTCATCTTCTCTCATAGtcatacctctctatttataagttTCCTAACATTTTTCCAAAATACTACTCTTTTGTAGTGTACTACTACCTACTATTTAAGGTATTTTGGtgcattttctttttaattcattgGACGGTcacgacgccttcacgacttaacttcgtctcgacgcaagcttcacggtGGTACCACGTATTCCTTCAATTCTCCTacgattttgagaccaaaccgtaAATTaatagcacgcttctcaaagcgtgactcttcacttacttacaccttaagcaagcgctttgatGTCGATGTgtatactccgtcttgcgatcatgaacgtcggcaagtctctcacACTTCTGATCCTTtgggtcgccttgtcacttgcaccggcatccccttcgcttgactttgtcaacatgctgtATTCATCCATCTctcatattttgcttgacctccacgtgttcaactaggatcactcttgacttcgTTTGATCTCCTTACTCATTCGACACCAAGTATTCCatttggccccgatcatcccaccatcaatcaccaaattgcatccatcacatacacatcataaaacaaataaacatatatcTCTAAATataattccagttagtccataatcaatatgctcagatgaaatcccaaatcaattcaaatcacatcaaaactcatgcaaaatcaaagattatcaaaccaaagaaataccaatatcaatcactcatcacaaataaaccaatgcacatttcaacttggtttctcaatctttcCTTTAACGAATTCATTGATAACCCtaaaagcacaaagattttggtttaaaaaaattaaaaaaagataagcttatccaagtgacaaaaagttgagaaatagaaaaatatatcactgGTATAATAAATATTGCAAAAaccctaagagaggcaaagacgagccaaaattttaaaaagagcAAGAAAGCTTAAAAACCCAAACATGTCGTATTCATCCGTCttctatgctttgcttgacctacACGTGTTCAGCTACggtcacccttgactccgcctgatCTATTTGATCGTCCGGTACCAAGTACTTCGCTTGGTCCCGATCATCTCAtggtcgaccatcaagttgtatacatcacatgcatattatgagacaagcaaaaacatatctccaactctattttcagttagtccataatcaatatactcaaataaaatcctaaatcaatttaaatcacatcaaagtTCATGCAAACAgaaaattatcaaaccaaataaatatcaatatcaatcactcatcacaagtaaactaagacacattttaacttaATTTATCACATTTTCACAGATGCATTTGTGCATCAGAAGTCTGATGTGGATAATTCGGTGCATCATACTTAAAAGATTAAAAGGGTGGACCagattattctgtttttttttctcatagtATCATTTTATTTGTTGATATACTTTTTAACTcaacttgaaaattttgtttgTTGGTACTTAGTATATATCAATAACGCCAATAGCCTCGATGCTTATTATCTGAGAACCACTTGCTACCATATACCAACGAACCAATGGtagactaacaaatatttccaCACCTCCTCAATTCCTCGAGTTGTCTTGCTTTTTTTGCTTCTTCTGAAAACCTCCAACTGCATGGCCCTTATTTAATTTGCGGGCCAATCCTCGATAAAATGCATGCTAGAACACTACATTAAGGTACGCTAGCTTCTTATTTGATTTTATGCTCGGTACTAGAAGGATGACCAGAGAGAAAACAATTTGCTTTTGAATAAGAAATGGCATTCACATTATTTTTATGTGAAGACCAACGGCCAAGAAGGTACATTGTCGTACTTACAAGTTAGAATCATAGTTGACCAGTCTAACACATCGATTAGCCACAAATTGTATCACGGAAAACTTTTCCAGATGTCCCGTACAAAAATATAGATCCTATTTGGTAAAGCTTATCAAAATTTGATATTGTTGAtcaaaataaagtggtttaagtctatatttttagtttagaaTAGAATTAAAATAGctcatctaaatatttttgataTACCTATAATTCGAGCTTCATAAAATTTTAAAGTTAAGAATATTAAATTCTAAGAATTCTTAGAACCATAGTTAAGGTAGAGTGGGATTTAAGATATTTAGATGagatattttatttctattttaacttaaaaaatagGGGTTCAAACCTTTTAATTTTAAGGTACAAACTCCGTACTTTGTAAAAATCTAGGAGCCAGAACCTCCCGAACATATCCATAATTTCAAAAACCTGTcgtgaagtagcaaaagaaaCCTTGCACGGTTGAACGTTCAGACCAGGAAGCACACAGTTCTCTCGCACGCCAGGCCATCCCAGCCCAGGCAGTGACACGAATCTATAGGCCCCGTCTGCGCGCAACAAACGCACAAACCAGCTCGTCAGTTGGACACATCCACGGAGAGAGAGGGATCCCGGGCTAGGGTTTAGGCAGCGCGAGAGAGGTCGGCATACGCGATGGGTGCGGCGGGAGACGAgaaggcggccgcggcggctggGGGCGGAGCCGCCGAGGGCGAGGCGGCGGTGGACTCCAAGGACCTGCAGCAGCAGAGCAAGGCGCTGGACAAGCTCACCGACCGCGTCGAGGACCGGCAGCTCGACTCCTCCCGAGTCCAATCCGTAAGTCCTGGTTAACtccaacacccccccccccctatcgATCCGCCCTCTTCGTTGTATCACTATTAAGGAACAGGCGTGGATTGGTAATCAGTTCGTTATTAAGCAATTGGAGCGACTGGCTGAGAGGATTTGGACTTTTCGTAGATCCATCATGCGTAAGTAGTTGTAGAATATTGCTCACAGGGCTTGATTTTGTGCCATTTGCCTACTTTTCTGAGGTGACGTTCTTCAGCATAAGTTCTCATAGAAAGATTACCTGAATCCTGATAAATCAACTAAGGTGACTCCTATGTAACTAAACTTATCTGATACCGATACATCAACTAAACACCCCTTCATGCTGTTCAGTGAAAAATATCTTATTAGTATTTTTGCTGTTGTACACTTGTAGTCCCGAGTCCACCATAATCAGAAGATATCACATCAGTAGGACGCCTAACTTCTGAGTTTACATTTTCTACATATGAAAGCATATCTCATGATTTTGGAAGGTTGATTGTACCAGGATGTTACTGAGGAAGTTCTGTTTGCATGTCTGTCTATGCTAACTTTCATAAAAAAGTTTTTGAAGATACTGCATTAGTGTATATCCGTTTATCTTTCACATGATAAGTTAGAAAGACTGTGCCAGTTTAGTTCTGTTAGTTGCTACTAATATCTGAGTAATGTCTACCTTAAGCACTAAGatatttgtaatattgacaATCTGACTGTAATTTTCCAGAAGTTTTCTCCAAAATACATGAAATTCAGTATTCTCAGTTCTGGCGATGTATAGAAGGCCTTTTGTAGTCACACTATACTTACACAATCTTTCCCAACATACTGTCTTAGAAAGCCTCTTGTAGACTGTACTGTGTCCAAAATGATATGTATATGCACTTTATAAAAAAGTATTGAATGAAAAATCGAAGTGGCATCcgagatctctctctctctctctctctctctctctctctctctctctctctctctctctctctctctttgtttttGACAACCCGTTGATTGACATTCATCTTCTAGTCTCATCTATCCATTGTAATGGTCTTGAAGGGATCATGTAGACAAACCCCTTGAGGGAAACTTCCTAGCACAATTGGAGGGATTTGTTATATGGAAACTCAACGCTAAAATCATTGATACCGGGAAAGCAGAAGTAAAATGTA of Phragmites australis chromosome 3, lpPhrAust1.1, whole genome shotgun sequence contains these proteins:
- the LOC133913711 gene encoding probable protein phosphatase 2C 36, which encodes MLGPLLRLLSACGGVWPTSPAPGGTAVSGDASSNSEGRDGLLWWRDLARCHAGDVSVAVAQANQVLEDQCRLESAPPLGTVVGVFDGHAGPDAARFACDHLFPNLREASSGPQGVTAEAIREAFLATEEGFVALVSHLWEAQPDIATVGTCCLVGVVHHRTLFVANLGDSRAVLGRKVGRTGQIAAEQLSSEHNASEEAVRNELMVQHPNDPQIVAVKHGVWRVKGIIQVSRSIGDVYLKHARYNTERIKPKFRVSESFSKPILSANPSIISHNLQPNDCFVIFASDGLWEHLSNQEAVEIVHNHQRAGSARRLIKAALQEAARKREMRYSDLTKIDKKVRRHFHDDITVIVLFINYDLLVKGAAQVQPLSIRCALDY